ACAGAATGCTTACATTTCAAATTTCATAATAGGACAAGAATTAATAatagataaattattatttgaaaaaaattatcttaataataagagaaaaaataaagtaaaaaatggCGATAAACTGaactattatttaaatgaaaaatttaacatttttttggGATATGATAACTTTATGAGAActgtttttaaaaagaaaaaaatattaaaagatgataaattgaaaaaaaaagaaaaaggatatgataaatgtaaaaaaaaaaatgattcttgttataaaaatagtaagGAGCACATAGAGGAATCAAATAAGATTATCAAattaatagaagaaaaaaaaaatgttcataataaaaatattatagatAACAATTATGAACAAAGCAGTAGTACAAATGCAaaagaaaatacaaataGAATTGAAAAAAGAAGTAGCAAAACAAAAAAGGAACATATAAATGATGTTCTTACATTGAAAGAAGATAATTATGATAAAGGCATGTCAAATATAAAGAACAAGGAAAGGCAATATATAACTAATAAAGGagaaaataacaataaattAGAAATCATTGATAACAATAAGAACAAATTAGaaggaaaaaattatataaagttatataataatgataatattatgaaagaaaaaaaaaatgaaataatgaCCTTTCAATCTGATAATATTCAAAAAGACCTTATggattataataattatgttaATATCTCAGATTTAAAGAATgacaaaaatgaaatttctGACTATTTTCAAGAAATTTCATCCCTTAGTCCATCATCCAGTTATTCTGATGCTAGTGAAATATCTAATATTTCACCTGACATGTTATGTTTTGAAAAACagtttaaatatatatatgatatgtATAAacaaaatgataaaaatgtatttctGTTTTATAATCCACCTGTATGCAAatgtattaataaaacattaaaagaaaaatattttcgtaatctaaatataaaatatccATGCTTATTTAATTGCTcatttaataatgaaaatagagatataaaaaaaattgaagaaaGCAACAAggaagataataaaaatgagaataaaatatttgCATATAGTGAAATAGCTTCTGATGCTGtagaaattaaattatatgcaAAAgcattttttgaattttatttttttgaaaaatattttaataatagaaaatatgaTAATGTATTAAACTTTTATGATAATTTTGATGATAATATCATAAAGGaatgtaaagaaaaaaaagaaaaagcagaaatagaaaatgaaataaaaaaaatagatgaaCAAAAAAAGGATATGTATAAATCATATGAAAATGATGAAGCAAATATAGATacaaaatcaaataaaacaaatgataatataaatgaaattaaagaTACATCTTATTTTCCATTTAATATAGAAGAAATGttgaaattatattttgataagtgtttatataaaataattaaaaggaAATCAAAGACATGTGATAATAATACATGTTGTggtttattatatatacctTATAGCTACATTGTTGTTATATTGAATAGAAAAGTTGAGAATTTAACTTATGCTTGtaacaatttaaatattcCATCAAATACcgatatttattataataacaaaaaaaatgttataacTGTGTGTACAAAAAATTCTGAACATGAATTTTTCTGTTATTATTGTCTAAAACAAAATAGTTAcgtgaaaaatattttaatttatgatGTCTATTTTGAAGGCTTTATACCTTTTTTTAAACCAAtacttaatttaaaaaataaaaaaaatcaagaaaaaattctcaattatataaattataataagaaCATGAATTTATCCattgtcttttttttgaCTAATTCTACGAAAtgtgagaaaaaaaatttaagtgaTTGTTCAAGTTATTTTAAGTCAAAATCTTATTCAAATATaatgaatgaaaaaaaaaaaaaaacagaaaaagaaaaagagaatgaagatgaaaatgaaaataaaaatgaaagagagaaaatagaagaagaaaaaaaagaaacaaaaaaggaaaatgatacagaagaaacaaaaatgaaagaaaactttggaaaatatttttatgatgaagaaacattaaaaaaaaaatatgatgaaataaaaagtatgaAGTTAAGAATATGcagaatatataatataaatcatcgaaatgaatataaaagcATTAATTCTCAAAAGAAAtacttaaatttaaataatgaaaatgaagatgatgacattgaaaattatttctCCAATATATGTAATGGTAACGaagtaataaataatatgaatataaagaTGGTTGTTgacaaaattattaaaattgtaaacaaaaaagataatatttgtaatgaaaaatgtatatataataattacaataattctaatatgaaaaataaagaagtgcaaatatatttatgtgaATCAATTAACTCATTTGGATTTGATAGACGCCCTTTGTgtgtaaaaaaaagagaagtTATTTTATCATCTTATGTTCActttcataaaattattagtaATTATTTCATGTACAAAAATAGTAAATGTTtagataatataattaaaaatgaattaaatgaagacgtttttaaaaaagaaataatgaaaagCCAAATATTAAAATGGGAAGATAACATTGAAAAGTCACAAATTAAGCAAACGGAGAATGATTTAAGtagtattttatttaaagatgaaaattttacttcagaaaatattgaaaatgaaaattctaACGTTGCCAATTCTAATACTTATAGTGATAAGAAAGAAAGATTTGCGTGGAAAATATTttcagaagaaaaaaataaaaataaaaataaatgtgtagattatatatttaatgataccttttttatttttaatgataattCTGATTTATATACAAATGaagaatacaaaaaaaataaattagaaaatttaagtaaggtaaatgaaaataatagaaataaaattataagaaatcCAAATAATTACATATGGGATAAGATATGCACCAATTTTTTGCAAAgcttatttaatatatatgtttgttcatatttaatgaaacaaaataattatagtttatatgaaatagaaaaaaagaaaagaaatttttttaaaaaatttccaTACGAAAAGAAATTaagtattataaaaaaatattactattatctgtttaatatttataaaaatagatttgatataaatttaaataaagaagaagaaaacaCGATACACAAAAATAATTGGATAAACGAAGATTCCTATTTATtgaataataattcaaaaaagagaaaaaatgaagaaaatattaataaaaatgacataaaaaaatttttttatgataaagATGAATATATTACGAAATTCActaataacaataatgataatgataataagaACTGccatatagataaaaaagtaaaaaaaatctaGCATATTAGTGGGagttttttttctatatcaattaaaagaatatatccTATAAATTTGtatgtatttataaaatttactagaaacaaaaaaaaaaaatacatatttaaaattttaattttccaTTAAAACatgtaaatattaaaatgatactttttaatgaattttataaagtatcttttttcatttgtttttgaaatatatatttaggtgaattatatttttttttttatttttaatttttttttttcatttattttaatttaaaaaataaaaaaaataaaaaaaataaaaaaaataaatttttgctAAGATTTatcttaaaattataattaaaactaTTTAAATGTTGATATAAAGAATTGAAAAACATTCTatggaaatatatatatgaatatatattgaaTTCATTTACGAAATATggttatttataaaaatataataaaaatatttttaatatatgcaTTAATTGTTCTCTTTTAATTtagtaaataattataatatctaATGCCATacatatgaaaaattttattatttatggATTTATGGAACAAATAATTCTTGTATCGATAAAATTCATACTAccaaaatatatgaaaaaaaattactactttttttctacttttaaagaattgtaaaaaataaagtaaaacgcatattattttatgcatataataattttaattgacACTAAAATAACATTTATGTATACaactaaataataattttaatataatataaaaatatctcCTTTTAATTTGTGaataaaagttttatatAGATTTTACTTcttaaaatacatttttttttttttttttcttcagatatattttatttcattattttaaaaaagaaataatttttaacaaaaaaaaaaaaaatataactttttatatatattcatacattttgtttatttatttttataattaaggTATACACGAAAgtgtatgttttttttaaagaaatattatgaaatatattcataatttcgtttaaaaaaaatatatgaattaaaacatattctTCTTATTACCACATTAAGtgtatttaaattatcttttttttttttttttattatttcaaaaatgtGAAAAATCATGTTTCCAGCagttcaattaaaaaaaacgtatattattttacgccttttacaattttaaaaaaatttagataaaattaaatattactttatcacatatacatatttatattttttttttatatatgtatatatatttgtagaGTATTCTTAAGACTTTCAAAAATACTTTCATTATCATCGATTACATCAAGAAGTAAAGCTCAGGATCTAATAAAAAGTGGAAAAATTaaggttaaaaaaaatttatatgttttttttttttattataaaaagaataaatacaaatgttttatttttctccaatttttttaataggtaaataatcaaataataaataaaaatgttttaatagATGTAAATTCTAATATTGAAATAAATGGGATTAAAGTAAATGTAGACATAAGAACTAAATTATGGGGTATATACAAACCAAAACATGTTTTTTGCAATAcagataaaaattatgaatatgaagaaaaagaaattattaataataagaGGATgctaaaagaaaataagatAAACTATCTAAACTATGATGATAAAACACATATTAAATATCTAAATGgttgtaataataataataataataatggtaAAATGGCATTAAGTtacaataattataataagaCATTAATTATGAAAGATaattcattaataaaaaatgaaacaagAATTCCTAAAACTTCTGATCGAATTTTTTTagaacataataaaaaaggattattagtaaataataacataaaagTACCAAACCATTCAAAActtaatatgaatatatttgaCTATatacgaaaaaaaaatatattgtatgaaaaaaaaaataaaataaacaattaTATACCTGAgcatttaattattattaatagtcTTGATTCTTATAGTGAAGGAATAGTTTTATTTACTAATGACGGAGATTTtgcaaaaaatttaaaaaatatgaataataatatattaacaaCGTACTTAATAAAAGTGCAAGGTGAACTTTCTCacgaaaaattaaaattgttaGAAAAAGGGTGCACTGTAAGAAATATACATATCTCACCATTAAGtgtagaaataataaaatcaaaATTCATGAGTAAATGGATTAAATTTACATATGTAGAGAAATCAAAAGCAGACTTggattttttgttttctaaATATAATCTAGACATAAGAAAATGCAAAAGATTTTCATTTGGACCTTATAAATCATCAGATTTATCTGAAGATTTTTTCATGCCTTTAAAAGTGCATTCAACAATTAATCATTTATTACCTAAATATACATCAAAATTAACCTTAACTGAACCAGATGGTAATATCGTAACAGAttctaatgaaaaatatgtatacgtaaaaaattatttacaaaattCACTAATTCAAAacatataaaagaaatataaatggttaatatagaaaaaaaaaaaaaaaaatacataaataaaaattgatctaaatgtagaaaatttttcaaaaaaccatttttcttttttttttttttatatgtttttgtTTAAAAGATATAGACTAACTACAGAAAAAATATGGCAagaataaagtaaaaaattatttttagttttttttctttatttttttacttatgatttttttttttcttcctttcttctttttatcaggttttatttctttttatttgtttctactttttttttaaaaataatatatacttattaatattattcttaaaaaaaaattaatattttttatttttgcttACTAAATCAcaaaaatttctattttagTCAAATATATAAGTGTTTCCAAAATTGCTTTCATTGTACATAttctaatgaaaaaataacactaagaataaaatgaaataaagtaaaaaaaaattatataaaaaaaaaaaaaaataaataaatcgTACGAcctatttaaaatttctaaaagttaaatttatgtatatatatatataagcctaaaaaatattattataagaaaaatgttttttataaaaaaaataatttctttatttttatgtgaaGCAAATATTcctatttctattttattcataattatatattttttgcaaagtttttttaacttaaattatattttcatatattctatataatattaaaagtatAGATATTATACttgataattataatttatctCTTTGTTCaaactaatatataattaatgaaaaatttaataaattttctttgtATTTTTCTTCAGATCAAAGAAAATTGTCTAAAAACTGATGTGAATTTTCATTAGATTGTAACAGTGAAGCTATTaattgtatatttatttctaacttttattttttttcaataattaaattaaaaattcatgTGATACTATTAAATATTCacacaaaaaaaagtatttttttaatattcatttattttaatttttttctttttattctgCTACTTTATTTACATTTGTTTCTGGTTTTGGTTCTATTATTTCTTCActttttacattttcttcTACTTCTACTTCTGCTTCTCTTGTTTCTCCATCTTCTACTTCTGGTTTTGTTGTTTCATCATTTTCTATGtttgttttttcttctaCTTTTGGTTCTGTTGTTTCATCATCTTCTATATTTGTTTCTACTACATCATTTACATTGGCTGTTTCTGCTTCTGTTTCTGTTGTTTTTTCACTTTCCACATTCTCTTGTTCTGTTTTTGCATATgctatattataattttggCTTTTTCTTGTATAGTAATTAATTTCATCTATAATCCTATCAATATGTTTTAATAGATGAATATCCTGTTCTGACAATGAATTGTGTGCTTCATTTTGATCATGATTTAGAACATCttctaaattattatcattattatttgataAATTGTCTTGATTCGTATTACTTCTGAAATTTCTCATATTTCTTTGTCCTTCTAACTTTGGATTTTTTTGAGgaaatattttacttttaataaatttcaaGAAATTTTTAAGTTTACTAAATAATAACTTCATACCAATTTCTATAATTCCCTTTTTCATATCATTAATATCAAGTGATTCATTAATTGTTGGATCAGATTCCCCGTTTTCTCTTGCTTTTCTTCTTCTATATGATGCATATGCATTGTGCaatgtttttaataaatattcctttaatttatttaagaaaacactttttattttatcaataaGTATTTCGTGAGAAGTAAGTTTTGTTTTTAAGTGATCTAATTTATTAAAGACGTCTTCATCTAAACTTAAGGAAGGTTTAGCTATTTGTTTACCACTTTTTTCAATTAATTGTTCAGCTAATTCTTTACCATCACTTATAATATTAACTAAACTATTGTCAGCACTAGTAGTTCCATCTTGAAGTATAGTATTTGATACTGTATCTACAAGTTTCATTCCCCCATTGCCTATAAGATCTGATAAATTATCATTGACTAGACCTTCTATACTAAAACCACCCAATTCATAATTTTGAATATTGTTTGTGATATTATCTATTCCATTGTAAATATCATCTAGCTCGTTTTTTAATTGATATAATTCCTGTAAATCTTGAAATTCTTTTTGGTCATCTAAAGATAACTCATTTTGAATTAAATCTTGATTTCTCTGAAGATGATCAACATTATTTCTTAAACTCCTCAAATTGTTACTCAAATTCATAAGTGAtgcattattatcattattaattaaCAATACCGCTTTATGTTCTCTTATGCtatctattatttttcttaacaCATCAATATCTTTTGTTTGTAACtctataatattaattattttttttaagttatctGCATTTATTCTAAAATTATCTGTATATTCTTCTGTTCCAAAATTActtattatatttcttaataaTTCCAAATTTTCTCTGTTATTAAGGGTTCCTATGCATTCATTTCTAATGTTTGCACAATTTTCCCTTTGGATATGGTTAAACCATGGTAACTTATCATTCTGACTACAATATTCACATCTAATTATTTTAAGTAGCCTGTCGTAATTATTCAGAAGACAATTCTCGCAAGGTCTAATAACACTATCTTCATTTAAAGCATTTgtgaatttattattaattaggaagataaaaaaagtaaacaaTAAAATACGTAGACccattttttcaaaaaaaaattaaattaaaatttttatataaaaaaaaattgcttttaaaatatatatatttgcactttaaaaaaatatatatatgttacaaatatgtaataataaaaattgaaatatataactataaaaaataaatataattttaaataatttgcacctcaaaaaaaagtaattaaaaaaaaaaataaataaataaaaagaaaaaattcttaaatatattataacataataattttttttttttttttttattacagtTGTAAATATGTTTAGAAAAATTCAAATGAATTCGTTATTACAatttattacataaaaaGTGCATGCAAGGAAAATATGTGTATACTTCATAAATAAACGAAATAATTAcgtttttgaaataaaaattaatatttatatattttaaaaataaattttagtattgtattttttaaattaatataatgaaaaaaaaaaaataaaataaaaatagtgcTATAActcttaataaaaaatttattctaAAATGtgtaaaattaaatgtatattttcataaatttaaaataattttgaaaaaaaattatcaaatagtaaagaaaaaaaaaaaattgtgacgaaaaataaaatgtgcgttattttaatgatatatttatttgtatacaaccgttttaaaatattttaattgttATGACAAGAAAAAATTCATCTTCCACATGGTAATtaactatttattttattttattgaatctttaaattaatatataactgtctattttttagttttttaattatatataaaaataatttttatattaccaAAAAAATGCTTTAAAAAAACTACAACAAAATCTTAATGCacccttaaaaaaaattatttttttttttttatttctaaaccattattgataaaaatatattagtataaaatgttattaatataaaaaactatCAATATAATATCTTgacaaaaatatttacataaaaaaaagatgatagtataaaattttataaatctaaaaaaaaaaagtgatatatttatttttatttctctttttttaataagaatGAAGCACCTTTGTTTATGCACCAAGAATaatagttaattttttttctctctttCTCTTAATACCTACATAAGTAATATTCTTATTATGTAATATAATTtgaattcaaaaaataaaaaaaaaaaaagatatcaacctcatttaaatattaagaccacagaaaaaatttttttttttttttttttttattgccCACTAAAATTtacatacaaaaaaaaaagtatatatatatatattatatatatttataagtatttttttttttttttattgtctactaatattatttaaaaataatttatccttttttttttattttttaataaactaTTTCTCTTTTATCTTATCtttctaaaaatattcaCTCTTCTACCTTTTTCCTGTCCACTAATGGTTactaaaatgaatatataaatttctattaaaattatttaagctaaagaaaaataaaaaagataaaaattgaaatataattatgaattctcttttttttaccTATTTTCATATGAGTAAGTGATGTGTTTATTATTcagaattatttaataaagaaaattgttATCAAGTAAAATAAAGGcctatataaataataatataatctttttatatattgtttatatattatctataaaatagaaaggtatatatatatattgctTATTTTTGAAGcctctttctttttttttagtccATTTGTTAACGTTTTTTTATCTAAGCTATATGTGTCTACTTAATTACcaaaatgttatttttttttgaaatgtaaaaattaataaaaaaaaaatatattaaaattattgtctttttttttttatttgttttttcttaAGTATATCTttgattaaaatataaatatttaatatcatgtactttttaattttcttttttatgaaaaaaaaagaaaaacaaaagaaattttcctacaatatgtatataatatttatactacctattaattttattgtaagaaaaattaaagttgtataaattatatattacttaaaaaaaaaaaagataaaaaaaaattttaatttaaatttaataacatcattaaaataaatactagtaataataaattaccATACAatttaaagtaaaatatcaattatataaaaaaataaaatcgtACACAAAACAAGTGGAAAAACTTTTGGTTTACACCGATGtagaggaaaaaaaaaaagtatttctAAAAAACATAACAGCATGAtggaaataaaatttttaaaaaaaagaatattacatcaaaaaaaaaaaatttaaccgagctataaaaagaaaaggaagaaataaaaataaacaatatttatttaacaaaataaatcataaattaaataagtgAAAAATACATTATGAAaactttatataatatttttattagatcttaaaattaataaatcaataaaatatagaaaaatcgAAATATATATTGTCAAATAAAGGACAGTATAAAtgattttatatttgttttaatattaatttattaaatgatcataaaaaaaaaatgataatgaaaGTTAGGTGTATTTGTTGCGTACATAAATTATGTATGtcttgaaaaaaattaatgtgaATGGATATAAGACATTAAaccaaaatataaaaagagaaGATTCTTTCTTATTATCTGAGAATAATTGACTATTGACAAGAAATATTGTAGAATTTGAGTATTTGTtagataaaaagaaaaataatataatgaaaaataatgaaggtgatctaataaatgaaaaatcaaCTTGAAATTagaaacatatattttaactGAATTAAATACtcaattatattaaaattttaatattattttgttttatgaAATCTGAAataagttttaaaaaaaaaaaaatacaatttttctaatgatgttatttttttatttatatataaataaacataatacttatatattccttttttcttttcttttgcTTCAAGATActgaattttataaaataatttgtaTTCATGTACTGATATTTCTCTAAAGAGTTAAACAAGAGTTGacgaaaataatgaaaatcaAATCATTTTGAAactgaaatgaaaaaaaaaagttaaactttaataataagaaaataataaacatattattttattaattagaaAATGTATTATCTCTAATTTGTTcatgtaattttattaaatatttttcttataaaatttttcatatgttaatttataattttcactttttcttcactacaaaattttttaaaatgttttttttatttttattttttataaagcaTATTTAGTAATACTTTACGTTATTTATatgaagtattttttttttttttttttaatatataaaatttctttttataaatgtcttttttctttattttgatttttattaaataattttagttCAGTTATATTGTTTAAATTTtgctttatataaaattaacacATATAAACTcatattgaaaaattaaaaaagaatataaaaaaaaaaaaaaaaagtgaaacagaataaaacaaaataaaggatgaaagatatatataaaaaaaaatattagaggtgtaaaaagaaataaaataataatttatataagttATTGAAGTTTCAAAATGAAtaaatcttaaaaaaaaaaaacataaatataaatattaattttgtttttttttcttgttaaTAGTTAAAATGTGAGTGAATAtgcataaattttatatatacatttttttaataatattcttaaaaaaatggaaagtTTATAGTTcagtaaatataaaaaaaaaagaatattatttctttaattctttaaatgaAATTGAAAACAAATATTCATTAGGAAGagaaaaaattcttttattttttaataaaaatattaaaagtaaTTACAATAAGAATACCTTTAACAATATCAGTAaggataaaaatatattttcaaagataaaaaaaaaattgaagttaaataaaaaaaaaataacatctaaaaacattaattcaactaataaattaagaaaaaatgatgagctgaaaagaaaaaaaagtatatacttctcttttatttataataaattggCTAGTAGCACAAAAAGCAATGAtcagacaaaaaaaaaaaaaaaatgttttatttaCGATGATGAAGAAAAACATATGGATCCTGAATTGTATGAAAGTTTAGGTGGTTGTAtagaaaatgatataaaaaataattattttgataCATTATTAGACTGTAGTGAAGATGATTATAATTATGATGAAGAAGAATTTGATCAAGATGATTTAAGTGaagaaacaaaaagaaaaaagtattatGCATACGGTAGAAGATTTGCCGATAAAGATTTTAATTCTGAACATGTTCAGAAATATTATCAGCATCTGCCTAAATATTTTGAAGATAATAATATGTgttctaataaaaattttaaaaatgtatatgaatcaaataaaattgaaaatttagAAAGAAATATAAGAGAAGAAGATTTATATTATCCATCTGTTCCAATAAACTGGAAAGTATATGTTTGCctattttttgataaaaaatacaacTATGAAAGTAGTAGTGATAAAAAAGTTTatgataaatttaataaaagtattcGCCATAAATTTGTTATGGAGTTTTTATCATGGGTGAAAATATCTACA
The sequence above is drawn from the Plasmodium relictum strain SGS1 genome assembly, chromosome: 14 genome and encodes:
- a CDS encoding RNA pseudouridylate synthase, putative; its protein translation is MFPAVQLKKTVFLRLSKILSLSSITSRSKAQDLIKSGKIKVNNQIINKNVLIDVNSNIEINGIKVNVDIRTKLWGIYKPKHVFCNTDKNYEYEEKEIINNKRMLKENKINYLNYDDKTHIKYLNGCNNNNNNNGKMALSYNNYNKTLIMKDNSLIKNETRIPKTSDRIFLEHNKKGLLVNNNIKVPNHSKLNMNIFDYIRKKNILYEKKNKINNYIPEHLIIINSLDSYSEGIVLFTNDGDFAKNLKNMNNNILTTYLIKVQGELSHEKLKLLEKGCTVRNIHISPLSVEIIKSKFMSKWIKFTYVEKSKADLDFLFSKYNLDIRKCKRFSFGPYKSSDLSEDFFMPLKVHSTINHLLPKYTSKLTLTEPDGNIVTDSNEKYVYVKNYLQNSLIQNI
- the MSP9 gene encoding merozoite surface protein 9, putative, producing the protein MGLRILLFTFFIFLINNKFTNALNEDSVIRPCENCLLNNYDRLLKIIRCEYCSQNDKLPWFNHIQRENCANIRNECIGTLNNRENLELLRNIISNFGTEEYTDNFRINADNLKKIINIIELQTKDIDVLRKIIDSIREHKAVLLINNDNNASLMNLSNNLRSLRNNVDHLQRNQDLIQNELSLDDQKEFQDLQELYQLKNELDDIYNGIDNITNNIQNYELGGFSIEGLVNDNLSDLIGNGGMKLVDTVSNTILQDGTTSADNSLVNIISDGKELAEQLIEKSGKQIAKPSLSLDEDVFNKLDHLKTKLTSHEILIDKIKSVFLNKLKEYLLKTLHNAYASYRRRKARENGESDPTINESLDINDMKKGIIEIGMKLLFSKLKNFLKFIKSKIFPQKNPKLEGQRNMRNFRSNTNQDNLSNNNDNNLEDVLNHDQNEAHNSLSEQDIHLLKHIDRIIDEINYYTRKSQNYNIAYAKTEQENVESEKTTETEAETANVNDVVETNIEDDETTEPKVEEKTNIENDETTKPEVEDGETREAEVEVEENVKSEEIIEPKPETNVNKVAE